aacatgaaactcaaccccgagaaatatGCTTTCGGGGTTGGTTCAGGCAAATTTCTGGGCTTATGGCATCGAatcgggggatcgagatcaatcccgataaaatcaaggccattgaAGACATCACCGTCGTGGACAGTGTAAAAGCTGTGCAGAGGCTGACTAGACGGATAGATGTTTTAGGCCGATTCGTCTCGAGGTCGTCGGATCGAAGCCATATATTTTCCTCtctactcaaaaagaagaacgatTTCGCCTGGACCCCGAAATACCAACAGGCATTAGAGAAATTGAAGGCGATACCTGTCGAGCCCACCACTGCTTCACACTCCAGAGGCAGATGAGAAACTTTGCTCGTACATCAGAAATTACGATAAGTCgtgtcctagttcgagaagagcaaggtacgcaatttcccgtttattatgtaagtcgaaccttaggagaagcagaaactagatatccacacttagagaaattggCACTTGCACTGATAAGCGCCTCTAGAAAgttaaaaccatactttcaatgtcaccccataagcGTGTTAACCGCTTATCCACTTCGTAATATTTTGCACAAGCCCGAACTATCAGGGCAATTAGCCAAATGGGCCGTCGAACTCAGTGGggacgatatcgagtatcaaccccctatcaagtctcaaattttagtAGACTTTATGGTCGATTTCATGCTAACCCTCGTGCCCGAAGTTGAAAAGAAACTCTTGTTTAAATTGGgcacatcatcgggggtatggaccatTTTCACAGACGGTGCTTCGAATGTGAAGGGGTTCGGGCTAGGCATCGTTTTGAAGCCGCCCACGGGTATCACTATTAGGCAGTatatcaaaacttctaggttgactaacaatgaggcggagtacgaggccatgattgtaggtctcgagctagctaaaagcttgggagcaGAAGTCGTTAAAGCCAAGTGTGACTCTTTACTagtggtgaaccaagtaaacaaaacaatcaaagttcgagaggatagaatgcaaaggtatttggacaagttGCAGGTAACTTTGCACCGTTTAAAAGAATGGACTTTAcaacatgtacctcgagaacaaaacagtgaggccgatgcacttgcaaatCTGGGGTCATCGGTCGAGCAAGATGAGATTAGCTCAGGGACTGTCGTTCAATTCTCGAGATCTGtgatcgaggaaggtcatgccgagataaactctacaagcttaacatgggattggaggaataaatatattgaataCTTGAAGAACAGAAAGCTCCCATCGGACCCTAAAGAGtcgagggccctacgaaccaaagcTACTCG
This sequence is a window from Nicotiana sylvestris chromosome 3, ASM39365v2, whole genome shotgun sequence. Protein-coding genes within it:
- the LOC138887424 gene encoding uncharacterized protein is translated as MRNFARTSEITISRVLVREEQGTQFPVYYVSRTLGEAETRYPHLEKLALALISASRKLKPYFQCHPISVLTAYPLRNILHKPELSGQLAKWAVELSGDDIEYQPPIKSQILVDFMVDFMLTLVPEVEKKLLFKLGTSSGVWTIFTDGASNVKGFGLGIVLKPPTGITIRQYIKTSRLTNNEAEYEAMIVGLELAKSLGAEVVKAKCDSLLVVNQVNKTIKVREDRMQRYLDKLQVTLHRLKEWTLQHVPREQNSEADALANLGSSVEQDEISSGTVVQFSRSVIEEGHAEINSTSLTWDWRNKYIEYLKNRKLPSDPKESRALRTKATRFTLDEDGTLYKRTFDRPLAVCLGPGDTDYVLREVHQGTCGNHSGVESLIHKIVRAGYYWDSMEKGTNEFVRKCDKCQRFASMIHQLGE